One part of the Pelodiscus sinensis isolate JC-2024 chromosome 16, ASM4963464v1, whole genome shotgun sequence genome encodes these proteins:
- the LOC142818560 gene encoding noggin-2-like, with protein MKGPLALLLWAAWLLAPRGSGQPYLRLRPSPSDHLPVKDILEHPDPAHDPREQDLDERALRKKLGSSFDPAFMSVAAPAPGNLSSPAPPARPLPGELRRLELAESPSGARLRLGKRARRKLLQWLWAYSHCPVRYTWKDLGVRFWPRYIKEGSCLAERSCSFPEGMSCKPAKSVPKTFLRWYCQGWARQKYCTWIPVQYPLISECKCAC; from the coding sequence ATGAAGGGGCCGTTGGCGCTGCTGCTCTGGGCCGCCTGGCTGCTGGCGCCGCGCGGCTCGGGCCAGCCCTACCTCCGCCTGCGGCCCTCGCCCAGCGACCACCTGCCGGTCAAGGACATCCTGGAGCACCCGGACCCCGCGCACGACCCCCGCGAGCAGGACCTGGACGAGCGGGCGCTCCGCAAGAAGCTGGGCAGCAGCTTCGACCCCGCCTTCATGTCGGTGGCCGCCCCAGCGCCCGGGAACCtctccagccccgcgcccccggcccggccgctgcccggcgaactgaggcggctggaGCTGGCCGAGAGCCCGTCGGGGGCCCGGCTGCGGCTGGGCAAGCGGGCGCGGCGGAAGCTGCTGCAGTGGCTCTGGGCCTACAGCCACTGCCCGGTGCGCTACACCTGGAAGGACCTGGGCGTGCGCTTCTGGCCGCGCTACATCAAGGAGGGCAGCTGCCTGGCCGAgcgctcctgctccttccccgaGGGCATGTCCTGCAAGCCGGCCAAGTCCGTGCCCAAGACCTTCCTGCGCTGGTActgccagggctgggccaggcagaagTACTGCACCTGGATCCCCGTCCAGTACCCGCTCATCTCCGAGTGCAAGTGCGCCTGCTGa